The window NNNNNNNNNNNNNNNNNNNNNNNNNNNNNNNNNNNNNNNNNNNNNNNNNNNNNNNNNNATTCAAGATTATCAGTGAGTAGTGACTTTAacaataaactatatatatgcatgattTGCATTTGAGTTGTCACTTTGGCAGTCAATGAATTATATAGACCACTTGGTGATCTGTTTGGTGATATATGAAGCTCATTTATTAGTGAATTTAAACGACAAGATCAACATCATTAATTTACGTATTCTGCTGTATAATTTCGTGGTTCCCGTTCCTGTTTGGGTGCACCATTAATTTACGAATCTGTCTTAACACATGTgcattcaaacaaaacaaaacaaaaaaaatcttttatttaattcaaacaTCACTTATACTAACGAATAGTTTATCCATTTCAATTTTGTATGcatcaatgatttttattcaatattGAATCCTGCCAAAATTTTTGAACCTTAAACATGAGAATGTATATATTGgtctccaaaacaaaaaaaccaacaaattgtaccaaattttatataaataaaaaataccaagccgataaaaaaaaaaaaaaaggaaccaaattatataaaatttaaaattctgttttttttgttataattatttatttttattttttacaatctGAAAAAGATTAGGAAACAAGGCAACACGGCGCGTGCATCGAAGACAATCAACTCACCAGCTCGACCCGCTACTGAATCCGACCCGAATTCACCTTTCTTCGCAACCCGACCTGCTATTACTCTACAAATCAACATAGCTCTCctccctcctcctccgcctGTGCTCGCGTGCGCTTCACCGCTCCCTGAAAACGTACAAACCGCCGCTCCTTTACCCCCGGGAAAAACCCACGCGCCGCCGTTAATCCCACCCGGAATCGGACCCATCGGAAAAAATCTCATCATCTCATTCCCATCAGCCGAACACCTCGCGTCTTCGTCACACGCGCCGCCGTCGACGTCATCGGAACCCAATTCCTTACGCGATCGCGATTTCACAGCCTCTCTGTATTCCTCAAACCGGGTCACAGCTCTTGACCCGTTTTCGACTTTAAAAATCATCTCAACCCGACCCGGAAACTCATCGGAGCTCCAACTAGATTGGAATATAATCTCCACGACGTTTCTCGACGGGTGACCGTCGGGGAGATCGGTGAGAACGGGCAATGCACCAGATTCAGAGGAAGCTCGAGCAGATACGCTTCGTCGGGTCGGGTGATTGGGGTTGGATTCTGATTCCGGTCGACGAGAAGAAGAGCATAAACGTCGTAAACTCGGGTCgggttttgggtttttcttAACGGATCCGGGTCGGGTATCGACGACGTCTCTAACGATTTTTCTGCAGCTGTAACTTGGCAATACGAGTTTACCATTGTTGGAGTGATGATGATACACATCGTCGAAGGCTCTTGATTTGCAATGTAAAGATTTGACCCACCCGATCGGCATATTCGGGTAGGTATAGGATTCGGATACTGGTTTGTGTCTGAAGAAGTTAAAGTTTCGAGATTTGTAAGCTTTTTGGTTCGTGTATTGTTGTTGTAATGGTAACGTATGAATTGAACATTGTCGTCCCGCCGTCTTAAAATGAGCGTTTGTTTTAGGTTggtgtttctttattttaaatgacGATGTTACCCCTTCCTTAATCTTGGGGTCTTGACTCTTGAGTCTTCTTGACCCATGTCAACGTGAATTCTCAGCTTCTTGTCTGATTTTTGTAACACAAACGTACTTAAGTACATATGATGCTTTTGTTTTATCCAttttaacaatgttttttttatagagaaaaaatggTTTCTAATTCATAAAAATACCCCCATGATGATCTGGTGAACATTATAGATGAACATATCTTTcattcaagtttttttgttctttagtgAATTTCAAATTACTTtgaaacacatataaaaatatttgaaaaacaaaCGTCATTCTAAGTGATAATAACACGTTTTTATTTAGCAAACAAAAAATCTACAGAAATAAATCTGTGTTATATTTTAGTGATGGCTTCTAGAGAAGCCAAAAATTCCTAGTACTTGATTCTTATTAGATTTTTtgaatacaatataaaatttatttgtgcttttttgttaaatccctacttaatttgtttttaaaatataatttcttattttatttgtaattctAAACAAGTAACTAGAATATGACCCGTGCTTTAGGGGGtatattcaacttgatatttaaattttaaagtgatttgtgtaaaatttataaatcatatgttattcaatcatgaattttaaaaaatccattaaaatccattgttattgaactgatgatttaaaaatctactttaaaatccacggttattcaaaacagtttgtcgatttggattttaataagttttagggattctcgagaatttgagaagatttgtttaattaaaaatacagaaatccaaataaaaaatttaccataaatcatatcaacttccctaaaatctatcaaaattctaaattttctaaatctcataaaatcctccaaaatcatggtttcaatacacccctaggtttattttgtaatttttattcaaaacatcgtatatgtgattattttatttttaaaaaagtttttatgaatatatcttacaaaatagatgttattttcataagtcatattcaccatatgatttcatggcatagtgttccataaaaaaaatcttttaaaacaaataaaatagtcacatatatgatattttgaataaaattacaaaataaacaaaagaaatttcaacatgtgctctagcacggtcATATTTAGCACGATTGTcattttttgtatgaatgtgaGCGATGTATTTCAGTGAACGGAgatctgaatgatttatattaaaagtttgGAAGAGtgttaggtaagattttattttgaactacgcaataagatctcggaaatcacgattaagtgtgattaactgccaaaattttatttttgttatacgcctaacagtatatatggtgtaacaatacatgaaataataaagattttctttttttaaattgtataaatcatcgAGATATTCTCTTAAGAGGATTCTTCGGGATATTATTAattgtattcatatagcccactgattgaccaattaatctataactttttttgtaaccagcctatatttaatttttaacctattttgtaaccaatctataaatattatatagtcaACATAAaaggttgtgtacttccgtAATATTATATAGGGGATCGAAGACATATGTTTGGAAGTTTATTCAATAGAAATCaataagaccatctccaatgtttatctctattttttactataaaatatagtaattctaaaataaagtatgttttttttcaatgtgTTACTCTTTTTTTACTCTAAATAGAACTAGTTTAAAAAATAGAGTTGAAAATATTAGAGTTACTCTAAATGTAGAATAATCTCATCATTTTTGCTATTTTAAAGTAAGATATAGAGTAAAGTAAGAGTAAATGTTACTTTATAATAgattttttactctatttttggtaaaattatgTTGCTTTTTGTTTCCAGAGAAAAAATTACACAACTAATGTTTTgggaatgtgttttttttgaaaaactttatATCTGAAAGAACTTAAGAGCAGCTCTAATAATGGAGGAAATAGAAAGAGATAGATTTCTCAAACTGAATTAACATATATCACCTACCCAATGatacaattataaaaagaaattatatataaaataatatttcatttttctagAAATTTTCTGCATTTTTGCCGATAAAACTGCACTGTCATTCTAATAAGAACTAGGTatcaacccgcactatgtgcgaaataaatatatactgaTAAAATTAGagttatgtataaatttttttctaggatctaaaatttgttttaaaaatatatatctataacccgtgaaaatatttttaaattaaactattatgtattaactaaatatatgtataacccgctcttttttttttttttaattttgcgtaagaatatgtttcacccgtgcaATATTATACCAATGgtattaaataagtcaattccctataataatgattattgtgataattttattttggaaactttaaatatgtgaatagtaatcaatttttttaataggtgaataaTTTCTGGTTTTGAAAACGTTTTAGatctaatgattttatatttaataattaaatatgttataaaatgattaaaataaattttaaaatttaaatgttatatttttttaattaattgtaaaagAATATTCCTTAATCGTTTAAAAGCAATTATGTGtaatatccataaaaatgatGACAATAAATTTATTGGTATCCAGAGCTTTCTAACGACGACATGTTAGCATTTTTTTGAGAacgtttctctattaatatataggggataattTTTTgcggaaaacaaaagaaaggcaACATTTGTAATTTCTGGATATATTGTCATGCTTATCTTTTATGTATCGTTTCAGTTTAATCGGATGTTCATAACTTTGTATTGCCTTTTTCAATATCAATTATGCACGTCCTTACGCATGGAGTATTATTACGAATTGGAAACATTCGTACTCATATGTGTTTGTTTATGAATacgaatttgaatttgatgaaaATGATACGCATTCATTGTTTTATGGATTAAAAGTTGTTGGAGAGGGGAAATATAAACGAGACAATCAGACAAATGTAAcaatttttcagatttttttaaaaatcattaaatgaagaAAATAGCGATGGCCTATGGGGAATGTGTTTGCTGTTTTTTGAACATGTTGAGAGCTGAAATGAGTAAAGTCTATTGTCGGGTGGTGAATTTACTGAGAGGTATTCGAATATTACTACAACAATTACAACGAATGGCATTGGTATGATCATAAATGGGAAGAAACTATATTAATGAGTCTGAGATATCATCCTCAGTGATGCAgcgcatctctctctctttcatcttcgTTTGTAACTTATTgggttttcttttattatttgttgttatacTATTACGTGGGCTTTACGTTTTTAGGTcggttaatatatatatatatatatatatatatatttttttttttctttttctttattaatcaGGAGGTTCAGGGTGAATCCCCTAATCCCCTTAGAATCCGGAAAAAACCAGGTGAAAGTCCCTGACCAAATGGAATTGTCTAGCATTTTCACATTTGAGGGAAATTGATCCCTGCCTTGGACCAACAGAGCAACTCTTTTCTTAAAGGTCGGTTAATACTTCTATtcgttttagggtttctttgCTTTCTATTGCCTCTATATAAAGGCTTCTTTGTAGTTTGAACAAAGCAGCTTTATTATTGAATCAAACAGAGCTTTAAACTTCTTATTTCTTCTTGGATTTCATCTATTCTTAAGAATCAACGACATTCAAATCATCTTTGTTCGGTATTCAGAAAATCAACGAGCTAAAGACACCCCTTCTATTGGACATTCACGAcaaatcaacaaacacaaaGTTTTTATCCTTGTTAGGTTGTGTcaattttggtatcagagctaaagaCGAGTCTTCCGAAGTTGTGATTTCCATAAGTCATGCCAGCACATAACGTCAAGAATGGTGAGGACAGGCAGTTCAATGAATGGTCGGAGCTTCGTCGCACCCTTGTATCGATGCAAGAAAACATCCAGACAACAATTACAACAATGACAATATgacataatccaataaccaatcaagtGAATAACAAAATTagacatcctacaatgttctatcaactcaactctagcaacctaacaatagctagaccacaatcaatcaagcctctagaacatcctcctcctcatcgccttgattccacgatcacactttgtctttacctgcaccacaaacacaaattgagatgcatgagtattgttataaacactcagtgaggcaattctctcatctactgggttatacacacaagcaactgggATTCCTTTGTTAaggcaaaacaaacaagcacaatcaacacatcaaaaaaggaaaacaagtgTCGGTTCAGGTTGGTATCGACCAACACtaggtcggtgtcgatcgacaccgacttcGCAGACACGATCTGCACGAAGCCAAACTTCAAACCTCCATTCcaaatcatctccaatccgtcccaTACTCTCCCAAACGCTTCAGAAACCTAtggaaacaagcaaaacaaccaatccaagcaagcaaaacaccacaaacaacatagaacaacaaaaaaaaagagatctcatgcttagataagccatggtcaagcactcacctcttttgcaggaagatctAGCTCAAAAACGATGGAATCAACaccttaagaagcttctccCTCGTTCCCAACAACAACACTCACTTCCACAACAAcatatctcaccaaaaaccaccaagaacaagctaAGAACCTCCaaactcacaaactctctcttttctctctttttcttatgtATGCGGCgacaaaacaccaaaaatccTCGACTTGGGTCGTTCCCGCTTATATACTCTGTTTGGACAacccaattaaatcaaaccaacccGAAATCTaggattaaaacaatctggtcgaaccacaaattgttggtgtcgatcgacactccccctggtgttgatcgacacccacccctaAAACGCAcattttggtttgcggatgttacaattctccccaaccaacaaggatttgtcctcgaatcccgc is drawn from Camelina sativa cultivar DH55 chromosome 8, Cs, whole genome shotgun sequence and contains these coding sequences:
- the LOC104707536 gene encoding uncharacterized protein LOC104707536 → MPIGWVKSLHCKSRAFDDVYHHHSNNGKLVLPSYSCRKIVRDVVDTRPGSVKKNPKPDPSLRRLCSSSRRPESESNPNHPTRRSVSARASSESGALPVLTDLPDGHPSRNVVEIIFQSSWSSDEFPGRVEMIFKVENGSRAVTRFEEYREAVKSRSRKELGSDDVDGGACDEDARCSADGNEMMRFFPMGPIPGGINGGAWVFPGGKGAAVCTFSGSGEAHASTGGGGGRRAMLICRVIAGRVAKKGEFGSDSVAGRAGELIVFDARAVLPCFLIFFRL